Proteins encoded by one window of Acetivibrio thermocellus ATCC 27405:
- the msrA gene encoding peptide-methionine (S)-S-oxide reductase MsrA, whose protein sequence is MANNCFEKSNLKLAAFAGGCFWCMVPPFKELEGVCEVIAGYTGGHVENPTYEQVCSGKTGHYEAVQITYDPETIQYEKLLDVFWSQIDPTDPEGQFADKGPQYQTAIFYYDEEQKVLAEESKKRLESEGYFDKPIVTKIIKASAFYPAEEYHQDYYLKNPEHYKRYKTGSGREAYIQKVCGIRAMNKNNSKTNDMQSK, encoded by the coding sequence ATGGCGAATAATTGCTTTGAAAAGTCAAACCTTAAGCTGGCTGCTTTTGCAGGGGGATGTTTTTGGTGCATGGTCCCTCCGTTTAAAGAACTTGAAGGCGTGTGTGAAGTGATTGCCGGCTATACCGGCGGTCATGTTGAAAATCCAACCTATGAGCAGGTTTGTTCAGGAAAAACGGGACACTATGAAGCAGTGCAAATTACCTATGATCCTGAAACAATCCAATATGAAAAGCTTCTTGACGTTTTTTGGAGTCAGATTGACCCGACGGATCCGGAAGGACAGTTTGCCGACAAGGGACCGCAATATCAGACCGCTATTTTTTACTATGATGAGGAGCAAAAAGTACTTGCCGAGGAGTCGAAGAAAAGACTGGAAAGTGAAGGGTATTTTGACAAACCCATTGTCACAAAGATAATAAAGGCATCTGCATTTTATCCTGCTGAGGAGTATCATCAGGATTATTATTTGAAAAATCCGGAACACTATAAGCGTTATAAGACAGGTTCCGGACGGGAGGCATATATCCAAAAGGTTTGTGGGATAAGGGCTATGAACAAAAATAATAGCAAAACAAATGATATGCAAAGCAAATAA
- a CDS encoding NAD(P)/FAD-dependent oxidoreductase has protein sequence MAYDKLFEPGYIGKVKIKNRLVMSPMNTHFSIGDPAVLSERYFEYYKARARGGVGLIITTHVKAEKNIDPYPLTYGYATFDSVSQIKYFNEITEMAHRYDAKIAIELSPGTGRLADATLKDKWPVGPSEIEILGMPGVKTRALTKDEIHGLVEAYGKAAGLAKQAGFDIIYVHFTAYLGDQFLSSAWNHRTDEYGGSLENRMRFLLECIESARNNVGSDFPMIVGLALDHGFPGGRELDETIEIAKRLKQIGIDTLHLRRGSYDNMNLLIPTEYMEDAVSVDYAAKVREQAGIQVISDGNISDPVLANKLMEENKLDFVGLGRALLADPEWVNKVRADKKEDIVPCVRCMQCINRIFFGQYAACSVNPVLGKEYLSPILPAKKPKKVLVIGGGMAGMAFAKMAEEKGHDVTLLESTSELGGHLLEGAVMDHKKEVDAYCRHLVREIKNSGVKVKYNTRATKELVKELNPDAVVVATGSVPVIPDVPGIDRPNVRIATKLLKEGQDTGQNVIIVGGGLVGCETGLHLAEKGKKVTIIDMLPEVAQDVIFMARFSLLEALKNKGIETYGGLKLTEITESGIVVEDSNGDKKEMACDTVVIAVGLKADDTLYNELVNEFDEVYRIGDCIKARKFIDAIQEAFQVAVDI, from the coding sequence ATGGCGTATGACAAACTTTTTGAGCCGGGATATATCGGAAAAGTAAAGATTAAAAACAGACTGGTAATGTCTCCGATGAATACCCATTTTTCCATAGGAGACCCTGCAGTACTTTCCGAAAGGTATTTTGAATATTACAAAGCACGGGCAAGAGGAGGAGTGGGACTTATAATTACAACCCATGTAAAGGCGGAAAAAAACATTGACCCGTATCCTCTTACCTATGGCTATGCCACTTTTGATTCTGTAAGCCAGATAAAGTATTTCAATGAAATAACCGAAATGGCTCACAGATATGATGCAAAGATTGCAATTGAACTGTCTCCGGGTACCGGAAGACTGGCCGATGCAACGTTAAAGGACAAATGGCCTGTCGGGCCTTCGGAAATTGAGATACTGGGTATGCCGGGAGTTAAAACACGGGCGCTTACCAAGGATGAGATACACGGACTTGTGGAGGCTTATGGGAAAGCGGCGGGATTGGCAAAGCAGGCGGGTTTTGACATAATTTATGTTCACTTTACCGCTTATCTCGGAGACCAATTCCTTTCTTCGGCCTGGAATCACAGAACGGATGAATATGGTGGAAGTCTTGAAAACCGAATGCGGTTTTTGCTCGAATGCATTGAGAGTGCACGAAACAATGTGGGAAGCGATTTTCCCATGATTGTGGGATTGGCGTTGGATCATGGATTCCCCGGAGGAAGGGAGCTTGACGAAACAATAGAAATTGCAAAAAGGCTCAAACAGATAGGCATAGATACATTGCATCTCAGACGTGGAAGCTATGACAACATGAATCTTCTTATACCTACCGAATATATGGAGGACGCCGTTTCTGTCGACTATGCGGCCAAAGTCAGAGAACAGGCAGGTATACAGGTGATTTCCGATGGAAACATTTCAGATCCGGTCCTTGCGAATAAACTGATGGAAGAAAACAAGCTTGACTTTGTAGGCCTTGGAAGAGCTCTTTTGGCCGACCCGGAGTGGGTGAACAAGGTACGGGCTGACAAGAAAGAGGATATAGTACCTTGTGTGCGGTGCATGCAGTGCATTAACAGAATATTTTTTGGGCAATATGCCGCATGCAGCGTAAATCCTGTTCTTGGAAAAGAGTACTTAAGCCCGATACTGCCTGCAAAGAAGCCTAAGAAAGTGCTTGTAATAGGCGGAGGGATGGCAGGTATGGCATTTGCAAAGATGGCAGAAGAAAAAGGGCATGACGTTACATTGCTTGAGAGCACTTCAGAGCTTGGAGGACACTTGCTTGAAGGTGCGGTGATGGATCACAAGAAGGAAGTTGACGCATACTGCAGGCATTTGGTAAGGGAGATTAAAAACTCCGGTGTGAAAGTAAAGTACAACACCAGGGCTACAAAAGAATTGGTGAAGGAGCTCAATCCGGATGCGGTTGTGGTGGCAACAGGTTCCGTGCCTGTAATTCCTGATGTTCCGGGCATTGACAGACCCAATGTGAGGATAGCCACCAAGCTTCTTAAAGAAGGGCAGGACACCGGGCAGAATGTGATTATCGTCGGCGGAGGTTTGGTGGGCTGCGAAACGGGATTGCACCTTGCAGAAAAGGGAAAGAAAGTAACCATAATAGATATGCTTCCGGAAGTGGCTCAGGATGTTATTTTCATGGCGAGATTTTCCCTGCTTGAGGCACTTAAGAATAAAGGGATAGAAACCTATGGAGGGCTTAAACTGACAGAAATAACAGAGTCGGGTATCGTTGTTGAGGATTCCAATGGAGATAAAAAGGAGATGGCTTGCGACACTGTGGTAATTGCTGTGGGATTAAAGGCGGATGACACTTTGTACAATGAGCTTGTAAATGAGTTTGATGAAGTGTATCGAATTGGCGACTGCATCAAGGCAAGAAAGTTTATTGATGCAATCCAGGAAGCCTTCCAGGTGGCGGTGGATATATAA